In Geminocystis sp. NIES-3708, a single window of DNA contains:
- a CDS encoding recombinase family protein has product MIIAYIYIDPIIDKIPSDFLWGCEINKVYQDISDRKQLKKLMKDCHVNSANYLLIRSLSEFGDTLSEINQIMAKIEDLNIEIVAIEEDYNTNKFKIIKDSKTKEKLIILWEEIRKKIYHRKLLKSHSHNRLNTLPPPGKAPFGYLKGKDSYIINRATSPIIRDFFDRFLLYSSVSDSVRYLERKYNKKIALSTAIHWLKNPIYRGDLSYKNQEIITDTHTAIISREEAAQIDRILKSHSLVKSRSASANYALAGLVRCRICQSPFRITKVTNKRYPEKYLYLIPSECQGDASCKSFKYHLFLDNVINQICKDFSLLIKQINVPSPNLTKHKIEKTILEKEAILSKIQQLRIEDILDEETTYLRSYTLNLEIATLKQQMTQLPPDNLNIIASTLSNPQFWYDLSPSECRFYLREFIKKIDVMPIDNNINNYDITLNFVFSNYDKTIETKSNKFKN; this is encoded by the coding sequence TTGATTATTGCTTATATTTATATTGATCCTATTATTGATAAAATCCCATCAGATTTTTTGTGGGGTTGTGAAATTAACAAAGTTTATCAAGACATTAGTGATAGAAAACAGTTAAAAAAGTTAATGAAAGATTGTCATGTAAATTCTGCAAATTATTTATTAATTCGTAGTTTGTCAGAGTTTGGTGATACCTTAAGTGAAATTAACCAAATTATGGCGAAAATTGAAGACTTAAATATTGAAATTGTTGCTATTGAAGAAGATTACAATACTAATAAATTTAAAATAATAAAAGATAGTAAGACTAAAGAAAAATTAATCATTCTTTGGGAAGAAATTAGAAAAAAAATTTATCACAGAAAATTATTAAAATCTCACAGTCATAATCGTTTAAATACCCTACCTCCCCCCGGAAAAGCACCATTTGGTTATTTAAAAGGAAAAGATAGTTATATTATCAATAGAGCAACTTCACCCATAATAAGAGACTTTTTTGATCGTTTTTTACTATATTCTTCCGTTAGTGATAGTGTTCGTTATTTAGAAAGAAAATATAATAAAAAAATTGCTTTATCTACAGCTATTCATTGGTTAAAAAATCCTATTTATCGAGGAGATTTAAGCTATAAAAATCAAGAAATTATCACAGATACTCACACTGCTATTATTAGTAGAGAAGAAGCCGCACAAATCGATAGAATATTAAAAAGTCATAGTCTTGTTAAATCTCGAAGTGCATCTGCTAACTATGCTTTGGCGGGGTTAGTAAGATGTAGAATTTGTCAGTCACCATTTAGAATAACAAAAGTTACCAATAAAAGATATCCTGAAAAATATTTATATTTAATTCCTAGTGAATGTCAGGGAGATGCCTCTTGTAAATCTTTTAAATACCATCTATTTTTGGATAACGTAATTAATCAAATTTGTAAAGATTTTTCTTTATTAATAAAACAAATTAATGTTCCAAGTCCTAATTTGACAAAACATAAAATAGAAAAAACGATACTAGAAAAAGAAGCCATTTTAAGTAAAATTCAGCAACTCAGAATAGAAGATATTTTAGATGAAGAAACCACCTATCTTAGAAGCTATACCCTTAATTTAGAAATTGCAACACTAAAACAACAAATGACACAATTACCTCCTGATAATCTTAATATTATTGCTTCTACTCTTTCTAATCCTCAATTTTGGTATGATTTATCTCCTTCTGAATGTCGTTTTTATTTAAGAGAATTTATCAAAAAAATTGATGTTATGCCAATAGATAATAATATTAATAATTATGATATTACACTAAACTTTGTTTTTAGTAACTATGATAAGACTATTGAGACTAAAAGTAATAAATTCAAAAATTAA
- the lipA gene encoding lipoyl synthase: MTVKPDWLRVKAPQIERVGNVKDILRDLNLNTVCEEASCPNIGECFNAGTATFLIMGPACTRACPYCDIDFDKTPKELDTTEPLRLAEAVKRLNLNHVVITSVNRDDLSDGGASQFVNCIMQTRKLSPNTTIEVLIPDLCGNWNALESILQAQPEVLNHNTETISRLYRKVRPQGEYERSLELLKKTREISSKTYTKSGIMVGLGETDSEVKQVMKDLREVDCDILTIGQYLQPSQHHLPVKEFVTPTQFQLWAEYGERLGFLQVVSSPLTRSSYHAEEVKKLMQLYPRY, from the coding sequence GTGACGGTAAAACCAGATTGGCTAAGGGTAAAAGCACCACAAATTGAAAGAGTTGGCAATGTTAAAGATATTTTGCGAGATTTGAACTTAAATACAGTGTGCGAAGAGGCATCTTGTCCAAATATTGGTGAATGTTTTAACGCTGGTACTGCTACATTTTTAATTATGGGTCCAGCCTGTACTCGTGCTTGTCCTTATTGTGACATAGATTTCGATAAAACTCCTAAAGAACTTGATACTACAGAACCATTACGATTAGCGGAAGCTGTAAAAAGGCTTAATCTTAATCATGTTGTCATTACATCAGTCAATCGTGATGATTTATCTGACGGTGGTGCTAGTCAATTTGTGAACTGTATTATGCAAACTCGAAAATTATCTCCAAATACGACTATTGAGGTTTTAATTCCCGATTTATGCGGTAATTGGAACGCTTTAGAAAGCATCTTACAGGCTCAACCAGAAGTCTTAAATCATAATACAGAGACTATTTCCAGATTGTATCGTAAAGTGCGTCCTCAAGGGGAATATGAAAGATCTTTAGAACTACTAAAGAAAACTAGAGAAATATCTTCCAAAACCTACACCAAATCAGGCATTATGGTGGGTTTAGGGGAAACTGATTCAGAAGTTAAGCAAGTAATGAAAGATTTACGAGAAGTTGATTGTGATATACTTACCATCGGACAATATTTACAACCATCTCAACATCATTTACCAGTGAAAGAATTTGTCACTCCTACTCAATTTCAATTATGGGCTGAATATGGAGAAAGATTAGGATTTTTGCAAGTAGTTTCATCACCTCTTACCCGTAGTTCATATCATGCGGAAGAAGTCAAAAAACTGATGCAACTTTATCCACGTTATTAG